In a single window of the Dinghuibacter silviterrae genome:
- a CDS encoding nucleotidyltransferase family protein, with amino-acid sequence MEIKDFNSLQTYFRKERIFDQYGLDQIGVFGSLARGERFHDIDLMIDSPVSVEVLLRLQQKMETDLQTPVDIMLKDLAEPIILFRAMKDVKYATRD; translated from the coding sequence GTGGAAATAAAAGATTTCAATTCTTTACAAACCTATTTCCGAAAAGAACGAATTTTCGATCAGTACGGGCTGGACCAAATCGGTGTGTTTGGGTCCCTTGCCCGTGGAGAACGGTTTCATGATATTGATCTGATGATCGATTCGCCGGTGTCCGTTGAAGTCCTGCTGCGCCTTCAACAAAAAATGGAAACCGACCTGCAAACACCGGTGGACATCATGCTCAAAGATCTGGCTGAGCCTATTATCCTTTTCAGGGCGATGAAAGACGTTAAGTATGCAACCAGGGATTAA
- a CDS encoding CTP synthase C-terminal region-related (seleno)protein, giving the protein MKLAIIGDFRKENATHVATNSALQHSIDFLGADLDFSWVHTTTIHHGFNPDDYQGFLIAPGSPYASMENVLEVIRFARLHLVPTLGTCGGFQHMIIEYARSVLKVADATHAETDPYASRLVITPLSCSLVGQRLDVSVLPGSRAFALVGASFTANYYCNFGLNPEYAAALDASGFRITGTDADGEVRILELDGHPFFMGTLFVPQASSTKERPQPLVTGFLEAVVVYSNP; this is encoded by the coding sequence ATGAAGCTAGCAATTATCGGTGACTTCCGGAAGGAAAATGCCACCCACGTGGCCACAAACTCCGCACTTCAACACTCCATCGATTTCCTAGGCGCTGACCTCGACTTTTCGTGGGTCCATACAACCACAATCCACCACGGATTCAACCCCGACGACTACCAGGGCTTCCTCATCGCCCCCGGCAGCCCCTACGCCTCCATGGAAAACGTCCTGGAGGTCATCCGTTTCGCCCGGCTTCACCTGGTGCCTACGCTCGGCACCTGCGGAGGGTTCCAGCACATGATCATCGAATACGCGCGGTCGGTGCTCAAGGTCGCTGACGCTACCCACGCGGAGACCGATCCGTATGCCTCGCGGCTCGTCATTACGCCTTTATCCTGCTCGCTGGTCGGACAGCGGTTAGACGTTTCCGTTCTTCCCGGTTCCCGCGCGTTTGCACTCGTCGGCGCGTCTTTTACCGCAAACTACTATTGCAACTTCGGGCTCAACCCCGAATACGCTGCCGCCCTCGATGCGTCCGGGTTTCGGATTACCGGCACCGATGCGGACGGCGAGGTGCGCATCCTGGAGCTGGATGGGCATCCGTTCTTTATGGGGACGTTGTTTGTGCCGCAGGCCAGTTCTACGAAGGAGCGGCCGCAGCCGCTGGTGACGGGGTTTTTGGAGGCGGTTGTCGTATATTCGAATCCATGA
- a CDS encoding energy transducer TonB, whose amino-acid sequence MKSNTLLLLLCTIFLWTLHAKAQEKSKLLKSWICVSSMSLPDSIVGNNSAYIRYTFEPRTSYVSFDPRWNEHSQDWSLEGNQLKMGSVTYTVEELTDADLVLVQPGIQVVTFRDEQLFCRDSTHLIQDGIFKSEPVFTANRWFAPRLKSEDLHPIIGAALGSSASYRGKVFAVSFVIGTDGSVNDVHVLQSVKDSYDQKVLKQLDKTSGLWTPPFFHGHPIQTRMVFRMNYAGATIVPFN is encoded by the coding sequence ATGAAATCAAACACCTTATTGCTCCTCCTTTGCACCATATTCCTGTGGACCCTTCACGCCAAAGCGCAGGAAAAGAGTAAACTCCTCAAATCCTGGATCTGCGTCTCTTCGATGTCCTTGCCAGACAGTATCGTTGGGAACAACAGCGCGTACATCCGGTATACGTTTGAACCGCGTACTTCCTACGTCAGCTTTGACCCCCGATGGAACGAACATTCCCAGGACTGGTCCCTGGAAGGGAACCAGCTAAAAATGGGATCCGTCACCTATACGGTAGAAGAACTCACGGATGCCGACCTGGTACTGGTTCAACCGGGTATCCAGGTGGTTACGTTCCGGGACGAACAATTATTCTGTCGCGATTCCACACATCTGATTCAGGACGGCATCTTTAAAAGCGAACCCGTTTTCACCGCCAACCGGTGGTTTGCGCCGCGGCTTAAGTCTGAAGATCTCCACCCGATCATTGGCGCAGCGCTAGGCAGCTCCGCCAGCTACCGGGGCAAGGTTTTCGCCGTTTCATTCGTAATTGGCACGGACGGCAGTGTAAACGACGTCCATGTCCTTCAGAGCGTCAAGGATAGCTATGATCAAAAGGTGTTGAAGCAATTAGATAAAACGTCCGGCCTTTGGACCCCACCGTTTTTTCATGGACACCCCATCCAAACACGGATGGTATTCAGGATGAATTACGCTGGCGCTACTATTGTCCCCTTTAATTAG